The Leucobacter viscericola genome includes a window with the following:
- a CDS encoding 3-oxoacyl-ACP synthase III family protein: MNSPASRIADIGVYLPPTTRSTEESELRLRTTNPHVNIASGLIRRLTGVNQVHVRPEGWQTSDLAVAAAREVLTPGSPDPDLLIFASASQDLIEPATSHIVAHKLGLNCPVMDVKNACNSMLNGMQVADSLIRAQQYKRVLVVTGEQPSHAVRWQIEDQAQFVRSIPGYTMSDSGAAILMEAISTEHPAGVGILETHFQAHSQFWPVGTLGTGGSMNPHAEGGSYFDMNGNELQKAFDSVGLDLVHDALKAVDLSLDDVDLFAAHQVSVASQRAVLKRLGIPANRSIETVSGHGNLASATLPLHLHRARESGQIGSGSNVVLLGLAGGISLGVMVIRL; the protein is encoded by the coding sequence GTGAATTCTCCCGCATCGCGCATTGCAGACATTGGTGTGTACCTTCCTCCGACCACCCGCAGCACAGAGGAGTCTGAGCTGCGATTGCGCACAACAAACCCCCACGTCAACATTGCTTCGGGTCTTATCAGGCGTCTAACGGGTGTGAACCAGGTGCACGTGCGACCGGAGGGATGGCAGACCTCTGACCTGGCGGTGGCGGCCGCACGAGAAGTGCTGACACCGGGATCGCCTGATCCTGATCTCTTGATTTTTGCATCGGCGAGCCAAGACCTGATCGAACCGGCCACGAGTCATATTGTGGCCCACAAGCTTGGCCTCAACTGCCCGGTGATGGACGTCAAAAATGCCTGCAACAGCATGCTGAACGGGATGCAGGTCGCTGATTCGCTGATTCGCGCCCAGCAGTACAAACGGGTGCTCGTGGTGACGGGGGAGCAGCCGTCTCACGCCGTGCGCTGGCAGATCGAGGATCAGGCCCAGTTCGTGCGCTCGATCCCGGGATACACGATGAGCGATTCGGGGGCCGCCATCCTTATGGAGGCCATCTCAACCGAGCACCCAGCTGGCGTGGGCATTCTCGAGACGCACTTCCAGGCCCACTCCCAATTCTGGCCGGTGGGTACACTCGGCACGGGCGGTTCGATGAACCCCCACGCAGAGGGTGGTAGCTACTTTGATATGAACGGCAATGAGCTACAGAAAGCGTTCGACTCCGTTGGCCTCGATCTCGTGCACGACGCGCTGAAGGCGGTGGACCTTAGCCTCGACGATGTGGATCTCTTCGCCGCTCACCAGGTTTCGGTTGCGTCGCAACGAGCCGTACTGAAACGGCTTGGAATTCCTGCGAACCGTTCAATCGAGACCGTGAGCGGGCACGGAAACCTGGCCTCGGCAACGCTGCCGCTGCACTTGCACCGTGCTCGCGAGTCCGGTCAGATCGGGTCGGGCAGCAACGTTGTGTTGTTGGGACTGGCCGGCGGCATCAGTCTCGGCGTGATGGTGATTCGACTGTGA
- a CDS encoding glycosyltransferase yields the protein MNERPIDVVAPPMAGHLHPILGIGVAIAERSRRPVRVISTEAARASIEAAGLTAVTVLHGQDAAVERIANPSQRVRGNPRRLLAQLRENLALMAGFSTDIKALYAQEPPELALVDFTVPVAGFAAREVGARWWTSLPSPCVLETRVGPPSYLGGLTPATNHFTSVGQATLRASVRTFKRAAVRLNRKTLAPLGITRPFRPDGSEVIYSDERIWALGLEELEFERSWPDSLRWAGPVLYTPPQATPPPSTPLPGPTTEPLTSLSGHEQRVLITFGTQLPDYKRQVLAAVIELAKLEPHTGFVFSEGSNGTVLSPVKPLPPNLVVVPTVSYRDLSRYDLVVHHGGAGVMYSALEAAVPTIVHPVDYDQFDSAARLSFHGLAERVDKLSHLPAAVQRALNSQAMQRGHAQRRRFAELVTATSGAATVAEAVVAETG from the coding sequence GTGAACGAACGACCGATTGACGTCGTTGCTCCTCCCATGGCGGGGCACCTTCATCCCATCCTTGGAATCGGGGTGGCCATCGCGGAGCGCTCGCGGCGTCCTGTGCGGGTCATAAGCACGGAGGCCGCACGCGCATCGATTGAGGCCGCGGGACTCACCGCTGTGACGGTGCTGCATGGGCAGGACGCGGCCGTCGAACGAATCGCAAATCCTTCTCAGCGGGTGCGCGGAAATCCTCGCCGCCTCTTGGCTCAGCTCAGAGAAAATCTCGCCCTCATGGCGGGCTTTTCAACCGACATTAAGGCACTGTACGCGCAGGAGCCGCCTGAGCTTGCCCTGGTGGATTTCACGGTTCCCGTCGCAGGATTTGCCGCCCGCGAAGTGGGGGCCCGCTGGTGGACCAGTTTGCCGTCACCCTGCGTGCTCGAAACCAGAGTGGGGCCACCGTCATATTTGGGTGGCTTAACGCCGGCGACAAATCACTTCACGTCAGTTGGGCAGGCGACGCTTCGAGCAAGCGTCCGCACGTTTAAGCGAGCCGCCGTGCGGTTGAACAGAAAAACGCTTGCTCCGCTTGGCATCACGCGCCCCTTCAGACCTGATGGCTCCGAGGTCATTTACTCCGACGAGCGTATCTGGGCGCTGGGACTAGAAGAACTTGAGTTTGAGCGCAGCTGGCCGGACAGCCTGCGATGGGCGGGGCCCGTGCTCTATACGCCGCCTCAGGCCACGCCGCCGCCGAGCACGCCGCTTCCCGGCCCCACGACCGAGCCGCTCACGAGTCTGAGCGGCCACGAACAGCGTGTTCTTATAACCTTCGGAACCCAGTTGCCCGACTATAAGCGGCAAGTTCTCGCTGCGGTTATCGAGCTGGCAAAGCTGGAACCACACACTGGGTTCGTATTTAGCGAGGGAAGTAACGGAACTGTTCTCTCACCCGTCAAGCCGCTTCCTCCCAACCTCGTGGTTGTGCCGACGGTCTCATATCGTGATTTGAGCCGGTACGACCTGGTCGTTCACCACGGGGGAGCAGGCGTGATGTATTCGGCGCTCGAGGCAGCTGTTCCGACGATCGTTCATCCGGTTGACTACGACCAGTTCGACAGCGCCGCCCGCCTGTCATTTCACGGGCTTGCTGAGCGGGTAGACAAGCTGTCCCATCTCCCCGCAGCCGTGCAGCGTGCGCTGAACTCTCAAGCGATGCAGCGGGGACACGCACAACGGCGCAGATTTGCCGAGCTCGTAACAGCCACCTCGGGCGCGGCTACCGTCGCGGAGGCCGTGGTCGCAGAGACCGGCTAA
- a CDS encoding glycosyltransferase: MRVSRWAVGAMVGGYAVTFVAKFALALRAKRRFPAPQLERSDEAKHCSDVTVVQPILSGDPGLERTLGHNLSIVPDARFVWLVDEADREGRRVTERLQKDNPNSQINIVLCPPAPTGVSPKSFKLGLATRDRSGTFLVLDDDTQLTAEGAAALIEALERCDLSTGLPQYDHAAGFPGKVLSQFVNNSSALTYVALSALGEPRSINGMAYALRSETLERIGGFAAIERELTDDLALARLLHDHGGCIIQTPYPQHVSTDVRGAQHYTELMHRWMRFALVLVARESPGARTFIAAMYGLPPLALAGSLLLGVAKLFRGELRPLGVVLGLLMMRAAGIATLQRRISGGVQWRPIASITAELLTPLHLMHAMVKPTIIWRGQRWRLRLDGTFSVAE, translated from the coding sequence GTGCGTGTATCGAGGTGGGCGGTCGGCGCAATGGTCGGCGGCTATGCGGTGACGTTCGTCGCGAAGTTTGCCCTCGCTTTGCGGGCGAAGCGCCGCTTTCCTGCTCCCCAATTGGAGCGGTCAGATGAGGCGAAGCACTGCTCAGACGTAACTGTCGTTCAGCCCATATTGAGCGGTGATCCCGGGCTGGAACGCACACTCGGGCACAATCTCTCGATAGTGCCCGATGCCCGGTTCGTTTGGCTCGTTGACGAGGCCGACAGAGAAGGGCGCCGGGTCACCGAGCGTCTTCAGAAGGACAATCCGAACTCTCAAATAAACATCGTGTTGTGCCCACCCGCTCCAACTGGGGTGAGCCCAAAATCGTTCAAACTGGGCCTGGCAACTCGGGATCGATCCGGCACTTTTCTGGTGTTGGACGATGACACGCAGCTGACCGCAGAAGGTGCAGCTGCACTTATTGAGGCTCTTGAGCGATGCGATCTATCAACCGGATTGCCGCAGTACGATCACGCCGCCGGGTTTCCAGGAAAGGTGCTGAGTCAGTTCGTCAACAATTCGTCGGCACTCACCTACGTCGCGCTGTCGGCGCTAGGTGAGCCACGCAGCATTAACGGTATGGCCTACGCGCTGCGTAGTGAGACGCTCGAGCGAATTGGTGGCTTCGCTGCCATTGAGCGCGAGCTCACAGACGACCTTGCACTCGCGCGACTTCTGCACGACCACGGCGGCTGCATCATTCAGACGCCCTATCCTCAGCATGTCTCAACGGACGTTCGCGGAGCGCAGCACTACACGGAGCTGATGCACAGATGGATGCGCTTCGCGCTTGTGCTCGTTGCTCGTGAGTCACCCGGTGCACGAACCTTCATAGCTGCGATGTACGGTTTGCCGCCCCTCGCACTTGCCGGGAGCCTTTTGCTCGGGGTTGCAAAACTGTTCCGCGGTGAATTACGTCCACTCGGTGTGGTGCTTGGGCTACTGATGATGCGCGCCGCGGGTATTGCGACTCTGCAACGCCGCATTTCAGGCGGCGTTCAGTGGCGGCCCATTGCCTCGATAACGGCTGAACTACTGACACCACTGCATCTGATGCACGCAATGGTGAAGCCAACAATTATTTGGCGTGGCCAACGCTGGCGCCTTCGCCTAGACGGCACATTTTCGGTGGCCGAATGA
- a CDS encoding NAD-dependent epimerase/dehydratase family protein: MRVLVTGASGFVGGSLMRRLQQDGHHTVLGVGRRQIDMGDYRQCDLAQPITLDWNPDVVVHAAARATPWGTAREYHEQNVTATANIIDFCERQGRPRLVHVSTTSIFYRAAHQTQLTEESPAGPEFLNLYSQTKWEAEQLIHAYTGDWVITRPRAVFGPGDTTLLPRILSAAQARRLPRLGDPATPVQCDLIHIDTLVDYLLTAMSAPQAVGRSINLTNGTPVDLWEVLTDLLTRLGIPLPTRHISIRQAMAFASVCEAVWRTLRLPGEPPITRYGVSLFGYSKTFDISLAREILGDPKVTTLDGLNQLANEMRI, translated from the coding sequence ATGAGGGTTTTGGTAACGGGGGCGTCGGGGTTCGTGGGCGGCTCCCTGATGCGTCGCCTGCAGCAGGATGGCCATCACACGGTTCTCGGTGTCGGTAGGCGTCAAATCGATATGGGGGACTACCGGCAGTGCGACCTGGCACAACCGATTACGCTGGACTGGAATCCAGATGTAGTCGTGCACGCTGCAGCGAGGGCAACCCCCTGGGGCACGGCCCGCGAGTATCACGAGCAAAACGTCACGGCCACGGCAAACATCATCGATTTTTGTGAGCGCCAGGGTCGGCCTCGCCTGGTCCATGTCTCAACCACAAGCATCTTCTACCGGGCCGCGCATCAGACTCAGCTGACTGAGGAATCACCTGCCGGCCCAGAGTTTCTGAACCTGTATTCACAGACCAAGTGGGAGGCCGAGCAGCTCATTCACGCCTACACGGGTGATTGGGTGATTACTCGGCCCCGGGCGGTTTTTGGCCCGGGAGACACAACACTGCTCCCGCGGATCCTGAGTGCAGCTCAGGCTCGACGCCTTCCTCGCCTGGGGGATCCAGCAACGCCCGTTCAGTGCGATCTGATCCATATCGACACACTCGTCGACTACCTGTTGACCGCCATGTCAGCCCCGCAGGCAGTCGGACGGAGTATCAACCTCACCAACGGAACTCCCGTCGACCTCTGGGAGGTGCTCACCGATTTGCTGACGCGTCTCGGCATTCCGCTTCCCACTCGACACATTTCGATCAGGCAGGCCATGGCCTTTGCGAGCGTGTGCGAAGCGGTCTGGCGCACCCTGCGTCTGCCCGGCGAACCACCAATCACTCGCTACGGCGTTTCGCTTTTTGGGTATTCAAAGACGTTCGACATTTCGTTAGCGCGAGAGATTCTGGGAGATCCAAAAGTGACTACCCTGGATGGGCTCAACCAATTGGCGAACGAGATGAGGATCTGA
- a CDS encoding F390 synthetase-related protein: protein MLVITFVRSRWGYRFRTRQQLKRFQDRRWRRFARTSMPRANYYVELTHHHGSLPIISKPDVRRNFAGMNTRSVTLEHALEVARTAERNRDFSPTIGNDLTVGLSSGTSGTQGAFLVSSREQALWAGTILARVLSSDSLRRLLTPWAEPVRISFFLRANSNLYESVASRRVSFEFCDLLEPIDAHIEALNRSRPNIIVAPASVLKRLADAQGEGRLRVRPNQVVSVAEVLEPADAELMFGVWGAPVSQVYQATEGLLAVTCSQGTLHMCEERVIVEPEWLDPERTRFHPVITDLQRTTQLIVRYRLDDVLRVREGEPCPCGSVALALAGVEGRADEVVQWPSTSGGSAVTVFPDVLRRTMSLAGRHFDDWRYEQETAEQTPSQEVQSASTVIRLLNADRAAEDAVQAELTNLANTLLAQPPRLIFAPWVEPQPGAKLRRITRLQPVSGEAGASPVGEHTA from the coding sequence ATGCTGGTCATCACGTTCGTTCGCTCGCGCTGGGGGTACCGATTCCGCACTCGCCAACAGCTGAAACGATTTCAGGATCGGCGGTGGCGAAGATTTGCCCGCACTTCGATGCCGCGTGCAAACTACTACGTCGAGCTGACTCACCATCACGGTAGCCTTCCGATCATCAGCAAACCCGACGTTCGCAGGAACTTCGCCGGCATGAACACGCGCAGCGTGACGCTGGAGCATGCTCTTGAGGTTGCGAGGACCGCAGAACGCAACCGAGATTTTAGTCCCACCATCGGAAACGATCTCACGGTGGGCCTCTCAAGCGGCACCTCTGGCACGCAAGGAGCATTTCTCGTCAGTTCACGCGAGCAGGCACTCTGGGCGGGAACGATCCTGGCCCGAGTGCTCTCTTCTGACAGCTTGCGCCGCCTACTCACGCCATGGGCAGAACCCGTGCGCATCAGTTTTTTCTTGAGAGCAAACAGCAACCTGTACGAGTCCGTCGCGTCGCGTCGCGTCAGTTTCGAGTTTTGTGATCTTCTGGAGCCCATCGACGCCCATATCGAGGCGCTGAACAGATCCCGGCCCAACATCATTGTGGCTCCAGCGAGTGTGCTGAAGAGGCTCGCCGATGCGCAGGGCGAGGGCAGGCTGCGAGTCCGGCCGAACCAGGTCGTGTCAGTCGCCGAGGTGCTAGAACCGGCAGACGCTGAGCTCATGTTTGGGGTTTGGGGCGCTCCCGTGTCACAGGTGTACCAGGCCACCGAGGGGCTGCTTGCCGTGACCTGTTCACAGGGAACACTCCACATGTGCGAGGAGCGCGTCATTGTGGAGCCCGAGTGGTTAGATCCCGAACGCACGCGGTTTCACCCCGTGATTACCGATCTGCAACGCACGACTCAGTTGATCGTCAGATACCGGCTAGACGACGTCCTGCGTGTTCGTGAGGGAGAACCGTGCCCCTGCGGAAGTGTGGCACTCGCACTGGCCGGAGTAGAGGGGCGAGCCGACGAAGTCGTGCAGTGGCCGTCGACGTCTGGGGGCAGCGCGGTTACGGTGTTTCCTGACGTGCTGCGCCGCACTATGTCTCTCGCCGGAAGGCACTTCGACGACTGGCGTTACGAGCAGGAAACTGCAGAACAAACACCTTCTCAAGAGGTTCAATCTGCCAGCACGGTGATTCGTCTACTCAATGCAGATCGCGCCGCTGAGGACGCGGTGCAGGCAGAGCTCACAAACCTCGCGAACACGTTACTTGCGCAGCCACCGCGGCTGATATTTGCGCCGTGGGTTGAGCCGCAGCCAGGGGCAAAACTCCGTCGGATCACCCGTTTGCAACCGGTGTCAGGGGAAGCCGGTGCAAGTCCGGTGGGGGAGCACACGGCATGA
- a CDS encoding TrmH family RNA methyltransferase: protein MRVTRISDLNAPELADYTQLTDVALRRVREPEEGLYLAESPKVIERALRSGHQPRSLLLLEEWLPTVEPMLADYPDVPVFVGESAQLEQLTGFHMHRGALASMQRPVDRDPIELLRASRQPRSRIAVLENLSDHANVGSAFRNAAAMGVDAVLVTPSCADPLYRRSVRVSMGTVFQVPWTRIDPWPRGGMQLLKDEGFIVAGMSLGANSITLDDLVAEDHASLALVFGSEGHGLTRATDSQLDRRVTIPMMNSVDSLNVAASSAVAFYATR from the coding sequence GTGAGGGTGACGCGGATCAGCGATCTCAACGCTCCCGAATTGGCCGATTACACGCAGCTCACCGATGTTGCGTTGCGGCGCGTGCGCGAGCCGGAGGAGGGGCTGTACCTCGCTGAATCGCCGAAGGTTATTGAACGTGCGCTCCGGTCTGGGCATCAACCGCGCTCACTGTTGCTGCTCGAAGAGTGGCTCCCCACGGTTGAACCGATGCTTGCGGACTACCCGGATGTGCCCGTGTTTGTGGGGGAGTCCGCGCAGCTCGAGCAGCTGACAGGCTTCCACATGCACAGGGGCGCGCTTGCGTCGATGCAGCGGCCCGTCGATCGCGATCCGATAGAGCTGCTGCGCGCCTCGCGACAGCCACGCTCCAGAATTGCTGTGCTTGAGAACCTGAGTGACCACGCAAACGTCGGCAGCGCGTTCAGAAATGCCGCCGCCATGGGGGTCGATGCCGTTCTGGTGACACCGAGTTGCGCTGACCCGCTGTATCGCCGTAGCGTGCGCGTCAGCATGGGCACGGTGTTTCAGGTGCCGTGGACAAGGATCGATCCCTGGCCGCGCGGCGGCATGCAACTGCTCAAAGATGAGGGCTTTATCGTGGCGGGCATGTCTCTCGGGGCAAACTCGATCACCCTCGACGATCTCGTCGCGGAGGACCACGCTTCGCTCGCCCTGGTCTTCGGCTCCGAAGGGCACGGCCTGACACGAGCAACCGATAGCCAGCTCGACCGGCGCGTGACAATTCCGATGATGAACAGTGTCGACTCGCTCAACGTCGCCGCCTCGAGCGCGGTTGCGTTTTACGCGACGAGATAG
- a CDS encoding alpha/beta fold hydrolase — translation MRTVVPDLPGFGETPAIPNREHNIELYGEWLRAFAREVAPEGFAILGHSFGSLVVAAAVSGGLDASRIILINPISAPALEGPQAALTQLAIGYYRAAELLPERAARQLLGNPVIVRGMSEVMAKTGDADLRAWIHGQHARYFSTFSDPSTLLQAFRASVSNTVIEHAADFDRPTLLIAGERDDITQLPKQLELHHRIAGSRLRIIPGTGHLVHYEAVEDAVAFISEFLLEHSRSSKSEVTA, via the coding sequence GTGCGCACGGTCGTGCCTGATCTACCCGGCTTTGGTGAAACTCCCGCGATCCCGAACCGCGAGCACAACATTGAGCTGTATGGCGAGTGGCTGCGTGCCTTTGCCCGTGAGGTCGCCCCCGAGGGGTTTGCGATCCTCGGACACTCATTCGGGTCGCTGGTCGTGGCGGCTGCGGTCTCTGGGGGGCTCGATGCGAGCCGGATCATACTGATCAACCCCATCTCGGCGCCGGCGCTAGAGGGGCCCCAGGCCGCGCTCACACAGTTGGCGATTGGCTACTACCGCGCCGCAGAATTGCTTCCGGAACGCGCCGCTAGGCAGTTGCTCGGCAACCCCGTGATTGTGCGGGGCATGAGCGAGGTCATGGCAAAAACGGGCGACGCTGACCTGCGCGCCTGGATCCACGGGCAGCACGCCAGGTACTTCAGCACGTTCTCAGACCCTTCAACTCTCCTGCAGGCATTCCGGGCGTCGGTGTCAAACACTGTCATTGAGCACGCCGCAGACTTTGACCGACCGACACTGCTCATCGCGGGGGAGCGAGACGACATAACCCAGCTGCCGAAACAGCTGGAGCTGCACCATCGCATTGCCGGGTCGCGACTGAGGATTATTCCCGGCACCGGTCACCTCGTACACTACGAGGCGGTGGAAGACGCCGTCGCCTTCATCTCGGAGTTTTTACTTGAGCACTCACGCTCCTCGAAGAGCGAGGTTACCGCGTGA
- a CDS encoding exonuclease domain-containing protein, translating into MTSSTPLWAANLAVFDTETTGVDTAHARIVSATVALLGAEGEVLERYDWLLNPGVEIPAAAQRVHGISTEIARASGIDAAVGVQQIIEQLAEMIERGFPVVAYNAPYDLTLLRAEAARYGLAWPESFAPVIDPLILDKQFDRYRKGKRTLEAVAAHHGVEIGTAHDAGDDAIAAGRVLQCIARKYADVIPSELDELHAAQITWAAAQAASFQEYMRKARDPHFVAEGGWPLR; encoded by the coding sequence GTGACCTCCTCTACCCCGCTCTGGGCAGCCAATCTTGCGGTGTTCGACACCGAAACAACGGGCGTCGACACCGCCCACGCACGCATCGTCAGCGCGACGGTTGCGCTCCTGGGCGCCGAGGGTGAGGTGCTCGAACGCTACGACTGGCTGTTGAACCCGGGTGTCGAAATTCCAGCGGCCGCTCAGAGGGTGCACGGCATCAGCACCGAGATTGCGCGGGCGAGTGGCATCGACGCTGCGGTGGGTGTTCAGCAGATTATCGAGCAGCTCGCAGAGATGATCGAGCGCGGGTTCCCGGTGGTTGCCTACAACGCCCCCTACGACCTCACGCTGTTGCGCGCGGAAGCCGCAAGGTACGGCCTGGCTTGGCCTGAGAGCTTCGCTCCCGTGATCGATCCGCTGATCCTCGACAAGCAATTCGACCGCTACCGAAAGGGCAAGCGCACGCTCGAGGCCGTCGCTGCCCACCACGGCGTGGAAATCGGCACCGCGCACGACGCTGGAGACGACGCGATTGCGGCGGGCCGTGTGCTGCAGTGCATCGCGCGCAAGTATGCGGACGTGATCCCGAGTGAGCTGGACGAGCTGCACGCCGCGCAGATCACCTGGGCCGCAGCGCAGGCCGCGAGCTTCCAGGAATACATGCGAAAGGCCCGCGATCCCCACTTCGTCGCGGAGGGCGGCTGGCCGCTGCGCTAA
- a CDS encoding type B 50S ribosomal protein L31, whose product MKTDIHPEYNAIVFRDLASGETFLTRSTLGSDKTIELDGATYPVIDVEISSASHPFYTGKQRIMDSAGRVEKFNQRFKGFGA is encoded by the coding sequence ATGAAGACCGACATCCACCCCGAGTACAACGCAATCGTCTTCCGCGACCTCGCTTCGGGAGAGACGTTCCTCACCCGTTCGACGCTCGGCAGCGACAAGACCATCGAGCTCGATGGCGCTACCTACCCGGTCATCGACGTTGAGATCTCCAGCGCTTCGCACCCGTTCTACACGGGCAAGCAGCGCATCATGGACTCCGCCGGCCGCGTGGAGAAGTTCAACCAGCGCTTCAAGGGTTTCGGCGCCTAG
- a CDS encoding ABC transporter ATP-binding protein has product MVNVLRFNDVTYLRNRRPILNGINWTVEDSQRWVILGPNGAGKTTLLKLATANDYPTTGTVDVLEKRLGRVDIFELRNRLGFVSSATARRIPANEIVRDLVLTAAYSVEGRWNEHYDDIDVRQAERILAEWDLGNLADNTFGTLSDGERKRALIARAVMTDPEVLLLDEPSASLDLGARERMLQMLSGFAQSPSSPAMIMVTHHVEEVPPGFTHVLMLRDGQIQAAGPIADTLTAENLEATFGMPFGLTVQDGRYAAIARP; this is encoded by the coding sequence ATGGTCAATGTGTTGCGCTTCAACGATGTCACGTACCTTCGCAATCGTCGCCCGATCTTGAACGGTATTAACTGGACCGTTGAAGACTCGCAGCGGTGGGTGATTCTCGGGCCGAATGGCGCGGGAAAAACGACGCTGTTGAAGCTTGCAACCGCCAACGACTACCCGACAACCGGCACTGTTGATGTGCTGGAGAAGCGTCTCGGACGCGTCGACATTTTTGAGTTGCGAAACCGCCTCGGATTTGTCTCGTCAGCAACGGCGCGCCGGATCCCCGCAAACGAGATCGTGCGCGACCTCGTACTGACGGCGGCGTACTCGGTTGAGGGTCGCTGGAACGAACACTACGACGACATCGACGTGCGACAGGCCGAGCGAATCCTCGCCGAGTGGGATCTTGGCAACCTCGCAGACAACACCTTCGGCACGCTGAGCGACGGAGAGCGCAAGCGCGCGCTCATCGCCCGCGCGGTCATGACCGACCCCGAGGTGCTGTTGCTCGACGAGCCCAGCGCGAGCCTTGACCTTGGCGCGCGCGAGCGGATGCTGCAGATGCTCTCTGGCTTTGCGCAGTCGCCTTCCTCTCCGGCGATGATCATGGTGACCCACCACGTCGAAGAGGTGCCGCCCGGGTTCACCCACGTGCTGATGCTGCGCGACGGGCAGATCCAGGCCGCAGGGCCGATCGCCGACACACTCACCGCGGAGAATCTCGAGGCGACATTCGGCATGCCGTTCGGTTTGACGGTGCAAGATGGTCGCTACGCTGCGATCGCTAGGCCCTAA
- the serB gene encoding phosphoserine phosphatase SerB produces MSLSPLIVLDCDSTTIQDEVIELIADVAGTREQVAEVTERAMRGELDFSESLRERVATLAGTPESVFADAYSRVRLSPGIRELIAEVRDRGGKVGVVSGGFHEVLDPIAQDLGLDFWRANRLEVADGVLTGRTVGPIIDAVAKAEALAEWSAESGIPLSASVAIGDGANDLEMMKVAALGVSYNGKPVVRDQADVSIEDDLARVIPLLDRLG; encoded by the coding sequence ATGAGCCTCTCCCCCCTAATCGTTCTCGACTGCGACTCCACGACCATTCAAGACGAGGTGATCGAGCTGATTGCTGACGTTGCGGGCACCCGCGAGCAGGTCGCCGAGGTTACCGAGCGGGCAATGCGCGGTGAGTTGGATTTTTCGGAGAGCCTGCGCGAGCGAGTGGCGACGCTCGCTGGAACCCCAGAGTCCGTATTTGCTGACGCCTACAGTCGTGTGCGGCTCTCCCCCGGCATCCGCGAGCTCATCGCCGAGGTGCGGGATCGCGGCGGCAAAGTGGGCGTTGTGTCGGGTGGTTTCCACGAGGTGCTGGATCCGATCGCTCAGGATCTGGGCCTCGACTTTTGGCGCGCCAATCGGCTCGAAGTTGCAGACGGTGTGTTGACCGGCCGCACCGTTGGCCCGATCATTGACGCTGTCGCCAAGGCCGAAGCGCTCGCCGAGTGGTCCGCGGAATCTGGGATCCCGCTTTCCGCCTCGGTGGCGATCGGTGACGGGGCGAACGATCTCGAGATGATGAAGGTTGCGGCCCTCGGCGTGTCGTACAACGGCAAGCCGGTTGTGCGGGATCAAGCAGACGTATCGATCGAAGACGATCTCGCGCGCGTGATCCCGCTGCTCGACCGCCTCGGTTAG
- a CDS encoding isocitrate lyase/PEP mutase family protein has translation MTHIPAPRTRSTVAEDATTLRSLYEAPEVLRVVNVWDAVSARVVAELPGTRAIATAGHGIAASHGYADGEQIPLHLMLEAVGRIVSATDLPVSADLDGGFGDAGETVRRAIGVGVSGANIEDQLRPLAESAKLVADVVKAGEREGVSFALNARTDAFVRGGDRPLDDIIADAIERGRAYLDAGATCVFVPGILDADVTRRLVEGIGVRKISVIGLPGALSAAEYESLGVARVSYGPMPQNVALTALKKLGTSLLADGVIPSDTEMLNNF, from the coding sequence ATGACTCACATTCCTGCCCCACGTACCCGTTCAACCGTCGCAGAAGATGCCACCACGCTCCGCTCCCTGTACGAGGCCCCCGAAGTTCTTCGGGTCGTCAACGTCTGGGATGCCGTGAGCGCGCGTGTGGTCGCTGAGCTTCCCGGTACTCGCGCCATCGCAACCGCGGGGCACGGGATCGCTGCGAGCCACGGCTATGCAGACGGTGAACAGATTCCGCTCCACCTCATGCTGGAGGCCGTAGGTCGTATCGTCTCGGCGACCGATCTGCCGGTCTCGGCAGATCTCGACGGCGGTTTTGGCGACGCCGGCGAGACCGTTCGTCGTGCTATCGGCGTCGGGGTTTCAGGCGCGAACATCGAGGACCAGCTTCGCCCGCTAGCGGAGTCTGCAAAGCTCGTGGCCGACGTTGTGAAAGCGGGGGAGCGTGAGGGTGTTTCGTTCGCGCTGAACGCCCGCACCGATGCGTTTGTGCGCGGCGGAGACCGCCCGCTTGACGACATCATCGCAGACGCGATCGAGAGGGGGCGCGCGTACCTTGACGCGGGTGCCACCTGCGTCTTCGTACCGGGAATTCTCGACGCGGATGTCACTCGCCGGCTCGTGGAGGGCATCGGGGTGCGCAAGATCAGCGTGATTGGCCTGCCCGGTGCGCTCAGCGCCGCGGAGTACGAGTCCCTGGGTGTTGCCCGGGTCTCCTACGGACCGATGCCTCAAAACGTCGCGCTGACCGCGCTGAAGAAGCTCGGCACATCACTGCTCGCGGACGGCGTGATCCCGAGCGATACAGAGATGCTGAATAACTTCTAA